The following proteins are co-located in the Schistocerca nitens isolate TAMUIC-IGC-003100 chromosome 2, iqSchNite1.1, whole genome shotgun sequence genome:
- the LOC126236536 gene encoding uncharacterized protein LOC126236536 isoform X3: MKAALLLVAALVAVAEVHGQPEESTTANIGNETLSTGNITAESSFLGRSSYTEDDDDTICVAADNKFYLYANSLKLYSCYNQLPKVYVVKPKSQCKPYLSDCPRN; encoded by the exons CACTGGTAGCAGTGGCGGAGGTCCACGGACAACCAGAAGAGTCGACCACCGCCAACATCGGGAATGAGACTCTAAGCACCGGCAATATCACGGCTGAGAGTAGTTTTCTGGGGAGGTCGTCCTACACGGAAGATGACGATGATACCATTTGTGTCGCAGCAGACAACAAGTTCTACTTGTATGCTAATTCATTGAAGCTGTATTCTTGCTACAACCAACTACCGAAAG TTTACGTGGTGAAACCAAAGAGTCAATGCAAACCATACCTGTCAGATTGTCCCAGGAACTAG